CCGGACGGTACAGCAGGTTGGAAACCGTGGCTCCGTCTTTGCTTTTGGACGTAAAGCCTTCCACCGTAGCCAATGCCAGCGGGGCCAAAAAGGCTTCCTGGTGTTTGGTCAGCCGACGCAGACCGCCTGCCTCCGCTGCGTATAGCTCGGCGGGCGTTTGCGGGTTGCTCATCACGGCCAGCAGGCTGCCCGAAGGGTGTCGTTCGAGGGTAGCGATGCTCTGATTGCCGGTCAGGGTTTTGGTCATTTTGCCGTCAGCTACCGTAAATTGGGCCACGTAGCGGGTGCGATCATCTGATACCAGGGCGTGGAGTGCCTTGCCGTCGTTGGTCCAGAGGGGCGAGCTGACGGGCCGATCTAAGGCCAGGCTCAACAGTTTGGGTTCGCCGCCGTCTTTTGCTACCACGCACAGGACGGATTGGTCGTACATGAAATAATTTTCGGAAGAGGTAGAGCGAACGTACGCGAGCTGCTTCCCGTCCGGACTCCACTCGGGCCCCGAATCGCGGCCCGTCCAGGTGGTGATCTGCTTCATGACGGCGTTGGGTTTGGCGTCGATTACCCAAATGTCTGTATTGCCGTTGCGGTCGGGGTCGGCGGTGCGGTTGCTTACAAACGCGATCTGCGTCCCATCCGGCGACCATTTCGGCGACGATTCATTGTATTTTCCTTTGGTCAGCGTATCCAGTTTCTTCGAGGCCACATCATACAGGTACAGGTGAGTGGTTTTTTGGGTGAGGTAGCCTTCCACATCCTGCTTAAATCTAAAACGGTCGATGACGATCGGCTTGGGGGTTTTGGACTTAGACGTATCCGGCAGGCTGCTGATGACCAACGCAATCTTTTTGCCATCCGGCGACCATTCATAGTCCGACAGGTCGCCTTTTTTCAGGTCTGTTAAGACGCGTGCTTCGCCGCCGCGCCGGTCCATGAGCCATATCTGACTGCCCGTCAGCCCGTTGCGGGAAGAGGTAAACGACAGGTATTTGCCGTCCGGACTCCAGCGGGGCTGTGATTCGCCGTCGGGACTAAAGGTCAGCTGAATGGATTCTTTGCCGTCCCACGATTGCATCCACAGGTCGGTGTTGCGTTTGTTTTTGGCCGAATCGACCGACGAAAGTGTATAGGCGACCCATTTGCCATCCGGCGAAATGTGCGGATCGCCCAGGGTTTGGAGGCGGTACACATCGGAG
Above is a window of Runella slithyformis DSM 19594 DNA encoding:
- a CDS encoding S9 family peptidase produces the protein MKNSLLLFAALLMVCGGLTAQSTPKRPLKPSDVYRLQTLGDPHISPDGKWVAYTLSSVDSAKNKRNTDLWMQSWDGKESIQLTFSPDGESQPRWSPDGKYLSFTSSRNGLTGSQIWLMDRRGGEARVLTDLKKGDLSDYEWSPDGKKIALVISSLPDTSKSKTPKPIVIDRFRFKQDVEGYLTQKTTHLYLYDVASKKLDTLTKGKYNESSPKWSPDGTQIAFVSNRTADPDRNGNTDIWVIDAKPNAVMKQITTWTGRDSGPEWSPDGKQLAYVRSTSSENYFMYDQSVLCVVAKDGGEPKLLSLALDRPVSSPLWTNDGKALHALVSDDRTRYVAQFTVADGKMTKTLTGNQSIATLERHPSGSLLAVMSNPQTPAELYAAEAGGLRRLTKHQEAFLAPLALATVEGFTSKSKDGATVSNLLYRPANAVPGAKLPTILFIHGGPVAQDEFSFDLSRQMLSAAGYAVAGVNYRGSNGRGLAYSKVISADWGNKEVLDILGATDYLVQNGIADPEKLGIGGWSYGGILTNYTIATDTRFKAASSGAGVAMISSLYGVDQYIMQYENELGSPWKNFDKYVALSYPFLKADRIKTPTQFMVGESDFNVPSVGSEQMYQALRSLGTPTELIIYPGQFHGITNPAFQIDRFERYIKWFNRYLK